Proteins encoded together in one Anopheles darlingi chromosome 3, idAnoDarlMG_H_01, whole genome shotgun sequence window:
- the LOC125957537 gene encoding myeloid differentiation primary response protein MyD88-like has protein sequence MSSSLEQLENFDDSQIDLANVPLQALSHRSRELLYTLLNQQHIFTSEEGYFRDWRGAFEVIGVPRRFFVLVENSPSPAKCLLELWVQEDCERPANLAQLQEVLGCIDRWDVVDDTSEMFRNDALKLLRNQQMNPVDLVDMNIMTRDDTHDHQQQYDAFVLYADQNVAFATKMVATLENRGMRLCLKDRDILVGGDCEYEVVIRLITERCRRLVVIISQAFVANEMNKFAVAFAHALQIEKRKRKVIPCVIEECEVPQHLQFSSKLNYLRRNIFYNFWDKLTESIRDPVDVQRA, from the exons ATGTCATCCAGCCTAGAGCAGTTAGAAAACTTCGACGATAGTCAAATAGATCTTGCAAATGTTCCTTTACAAGCGCTAAGCCATCGCTCAAGGGAGCTGCTGTACACGTTGCTCAATCAGCAGCATATATTCACGTCGGAAGAGGGTTATTTCCGAGATTGGCGCGGTGCTTTCGAAGTAATTGGCGTTCCACgacgtttttttgtgttggtagAGAATAGTCCTAGTCCAGCCAAGTGCCTGTTGGAGTTATGGGTCCAAGAAGACTGCGAGCGACCAGCGAATTTGGCCCAGCTACAGGAAGTGCTTGGATGCATCGATCGGTGGGATGTGGTGGATGACACATCGGAAATGTTCA GGAACGATGCGCTGAAATTACTGCGGAATCAGCAAATGAATCCTGTCGATTTGGTAGATATGAATATCATGACAAGAGACGATACTCatgaccatcaacagcagtacGATGCGTTTGTCCTCTATGCTGACCAGAATGTTGCGTTTGCCACGAAAATGGTAGCAACTCTCGAAAATCGGGGAATGCGCTTGTGTCTGAAAGATCGAGACATTCTGGTCGGTGGGGACTGCGAGTACGAAGTTGTAATTCGCCTCATAACGGAACGCTGTCGGCGGTTGGTTGTGATTATCTCCCAAGCATTCgtagcaaatgaaatgaataagTTTGCTGTGGCCTTTGCGCATGCTCTGCAGATTGAGAAACGAAAGCGTAAAGTAATTCCCTGTGTGATCGAAGAATGCGAAGTGCCACAGCACTTGCAGTTCTCTTCTAAGCTAAATTATTTACGACGAAACATATTTTACAACTTCTGGGACAAACTGACGGAATCAATCAGAGATCCAGTTGATGTACAACGTGCCTAA
- the LOC125957532 gene encoding myeloid differentiation primary response protein MyD88-like, whose amino-acid sequence MEHNQGKVTEISVGNHDLAKTPLIALSDRSRELLAGLLNQRRIFTSEEGYFRDWRGAFDVIGVPKRFLALVENNASPAKCLLELWDQESANCKRPANLAQLQEVLGCIDRWDVVDDTSKSFEEDAVKFLLKKQTSTRVELKQPTDDLEDMDIITRDDTHEHKQQYDAFILYADQDIEFASKLVTKLEKRGMRLCLRDRDILAGGNCEHAVLIRLITERCRRLVVLISQAFLESPLYTFTVTFAHALQIEKRQRKVIPCVIEKCEVPQHLKFTFMLDYLRQRELFNFWDKLTDSVRDPAKIAKPESVSGELKETKVAPTVIVEPEPVKQRPAASKHSPVPEKQTKHVASPALTVQIPTVPELAKKSNSFWDRVSAPFHLTKGKLSRSTSQLTVSNANSTALAKDCNHDEQQALSSLSLRSSSTLALAENQKVAKKSKRKWYKSFGQKIATTG is encoded by the exons ATGGAACATAATCAGGGTAAAGTGACGGAAATCAGCGTCGGAAATCATGATCTAGCCAAGACTCCGCTGATAGCGCTGAGCGATCGTTCCCGGGAACTGCTGGCCGGATTGCTCAATCAGCGCCGTATATTTACCTCGGAAGAGGGATATTTCCGAGATTGGCGCGGTGCTTTCGATGTGATCGGTGTTCCGAAGCGATTTCTTGCGCTAGTGGAGAATAATGCCAGTCCCGCCAAGTGCCTGTTGGAGTTATGGGATCAGGAATCAGCGAACTGCAAGCGCCCAGCGAATTTGGCCCAGCTACAGGAAGTGCTTGGCTGCATCGATCGCTGGGATGTGGTGGATGATACATCGAAATCATTTG AGGAAGATGCGGTGAAATTCCTGTTGAAGAAACAGACCAGCACCCGGGTCGAGTTGAAGCAGCCGACGGATGATTTGGAGGACATGGACATTATCACAAGAGACGATACTCACGAACATAAACAGCAGTACGATGCGTTCATCCTCTACGCTGATCAGGATATTGAGTTTGCGTCAAAACTGGTAACAAAACTAGAAAAACGGGGAATGCGTCTCTGCTTGCGAGATCGCGACATTCTGGCCGGTGGTAACTGCGAGCACGCCGTGCTGATTCGCCTCATAACGGAACGCTGTCGGCGGTTGGTTGTGCTCATCTCTCAGGCATTCTTGGAGAGTCCATTGTATACGTTCACCGTTACCTTTGCCCATGCTCTGCAGATCGAGAAACGGCAGCGTAAAGTAATTCCCTGTGTGATCGAGAAATGTGAAGTGCCACAGCACTTGAAGTTCACTTTTATGCTAGATTATTTGCGCCAGCGCGAACTGTTCAACTTCTGGGACAAGCTAACGGATTCAGTGCGGGATCCGGCCAAAATTGCCAAGCCGGAAAGTGTTTCAGGGGAGCTTAAAGAAACGAAAGTTGCTCCAACCGTGATTGTAGAACCAGAACCAGTAAAACAACGCCCCGCCGCATCAAAACACTCACCAGTtccggaaaaacaaacaaaacacgtcGCTTCTCCCGCACTGACTGTCCAAATCCCCACCGTACCCGAGCTGGCGAAGAAATCCAACTCGTTCTGGGATCGAGTCTCGGCCCCATTTCATCTGACGAAGGGTAAACTGAGCCGCAGTACCTCTCAGCTAACGGTTAGCAACGCGAACTCGACGGCATTAGCAAAAGATTGCAATCACGATGAGCAGCAAGCTCTATCGAGCTTATCCCTTAGGTCCTCATCCACGTTGGCATTGGCCGAGAACCAAAAGGTGgcgaaaaaatcgaaaagaaagtgGTACAAATCTTTCGGTCAAAAGATTGCCACCACAGGCTAA